In Acidimicrobiia bacterium, one genomic interval encodes:
- the arsM gene encoding arsenite methyltransferase, whose translation MTKVNELREQVRLRYAEAATAVKAGARNAELMIKDSTDDSSCCGETAMEWTFGAGLYDAATTAGLPIEAIEASLGCGNPTAVAELHEGERVLDLGSGGGIDVLLSAKRVGPTGFAYGVDMTDEMLNLARENAAKAEATNVEFLKGTIEDVPLPDGSVDVVISNCVINLSTDKAAVLAEMFRVLSPGGRIGVSDVVAEDHLTPDQRAERGSYVGCIAGALSRSEFLDGLTAVGFTEATVEFTHEAADGIHSAIIRAVKPAA comes from the coding sequence ATGACCAAAGTCAATGAACTCCGCGAGCAAGTTCGCCTTCGCTATGCCGAGGCCGCGACAGCGGTTAAGGCTGGCGCCCGCAATGCTGAGCTGATGATCAAAGACTCGACCGACGATTCATCGTGTTGCGGCGAAACCGCAATGGAATGGACCTTCGGAGCTGGCCTATATGACGCAGCGACAACCGCCGGGCTGCCAATTGAGGCGATAGAGGCAAGTTTGGGTTGCGGTAACCCGACCGCGGTGGCCGAGCTACACGAAGGCGAACGAGTTCTCGACCTTGGCTCAGGCGGTGGCATCGATGTGCTGCTTTCCGCCAAGCGCGTCGGTCCTACAGGGTTCGCCTATGGGGTGGACATGACCGACGAAATGCTGAACCTCGCCCGCGAGAATGCCGCCAAAGCCGAAGCCACCAATGTCGAGTTCTTGAAAGGCACCATCGAAGACGTGCCTCTGCCCGATGGCTCCGTGGACGTGGTGATTTCCAACTGTGTCATCAACCTCTCCACCGACAAAGCTGCCGTCCTCGCCGAAATGTTCCGTGTTCTGTCCCCCGGTGGACGTATCGGGGTCTCCGATGTCGTAGCCGAGGACCATCTCACTCCTGACCAGCGGGCAGAGCGCGGCTCATACGTAGGTTGCATTGCCGGTGCGCTCTCCCGATCCGAATTCCTCGACGGTCTGACCGCGGTTGGGTTCACCGAAGCCACCGTAGAGTTCACCCACGAAGCTGCTGATGGTATTCATTCCGCCATCATTCGTGCTGTGAAGCCTGCCGCGTGA
- a CDS encoding DUF4234 domain-containing protein: protein MGTTNYTSSLNGKIQSAWAPWLLSIVTLGIYFLFWYYRINREMRDNGIPVNPGRAVLAIFPGGLIIVPAIVSSYNTGQRINALQQQRGLYPSASGWIGLLLNYVMSIGVIYYQAEINKAWQSAGGQPIATYSNNQISMPSTGSGIASATNVKPSAPAGWYPAPDGLSAQQYWDGAKWTEHRA, encoded by the coding sequence GTGGGCACAACCAACTATACCTCGAGCCTAAACGGCAAAATTCAATCTGCTTGGGCCCCCTGGCTCCTCAGCATCGTAACTCTTGGCATTTATTTTCTATTCTGGTATTACCGTATTAACCGCGAAATGCGTGATAACGGTATACCAGTGAATCCGGGGCGAGCAGTTTTAGCTATATTCCCTGGTGGGTTAATTATTGTGCCCGCGATAGTAAGCTCGTATAACACTGGTCAGAGAATCAACGCTTTGCAACAACAACGAGGCTTATACCCAAGCGCCAGCGGCTGGATAGGACTATTACTTAACTACGTAATGTCAATTGGTGTTATTTATTATCAGGCAGAAATCAACAAGGCTTGGCAGTCCGCAGGTGGCCAACCAATAGCAACATATAGCAACAACCAAATATCAATGCCATCGACAGGTAGTGGTATAGCTAGCGCTACAAACGTCAAACCAAGTGCCCCCGCCGGTTGGTATCCAGCTCCGGACGGCCTCTCAGCACAACAATACTGGGATGGTGCAAAATGGACCGAACACCGTGCCTAG
- a CDS encoding metalloregulator ArsR/SmtB family transcription factor, protein MTTSLPLLPMDAAGRCTPVTSGVMDIENAQRLARVFKALGDPTRVRLLSMIAAHSGGEACVCDLTEPVGLSQPTVSHHMKQLVNAGLVTREQRGKWAYYAIVPETLAILSGVLDPNLGGLVRATQEHSA, encoded by the coding sequence ATGACGACTTCACTCCCTCTACTACCAATGGATGCTGCTGGCCGCTGTACGCCGGTAACCTCGGGCGTGATGGACATCGAGAACGCGCAGCGCCTAGCGCGAGTCTTCAAGGCGTTGGGCGATCCAACCCGTGTGCGGCTGTTGTCGATGATCGCCGCGCATTCTGGCGGGGAGGCGTGTGTGTGCGATCTAACCGAGCCAGTCGGTTTGTCTCAACCCACCGTGTCACATCATATGAAGCAGCTCGTAAATGCCGGCCTGGTTACGCGCGAGCAACGGGGCAAGTGGGCCTACTACGCGATCGTGCCCGAAACCTTGGCAATACTATCTGGTGTGCTCGATCCCAACCTGGGAGGGCTCGTTCGGGCGACGCAGGAACACAGCGCTTGA
- a CDS encoding DUF4214 domain-containing protein has protein sequence MRYDRFRRALGAIAAGVILAGSGLIANIASGEISNPVVVEPSSEPTPPPYYYVAEPDSVPITLTWKWTKEEEDDSIPAFKISVDGSLSLENEGNVTPTKATISDNEETEPTIGEIELDKGVDTFDFSDHGQGGDDNSFDKDSGTVTLDVTVKAGVTGTITITELKANVDDGYVPVGTTLPFEVDLTAPDSEGVLKDAGLEYDDGTITLSGVTGDDLEFYVALNDDSEDPLGLAKFNTGGAITIDVAVKTLCDAMDGRKLAIYAAQKGTVGSTTVGWMLSSAELITVTNITCPGDGTSPYTPVTPWEPSKPAEEPADKPSDDPVTAAIEKAQAKWAAAPAAVGEQTPEGFLQRLYLGIFQRAADHTGISYWVSVQKSGASQQQIITSFLHSVEGRRALGNLDNHRLVSFLYNNVLARQADQAGLIYWTTMLERQRISPQSLIAFFVNSAELNNLLSSGK, from the coding sequence TTGAGATATGACCGTTTTAGACGCGCGCTAGGAGCGATTGCTGCTGGCGTTATTTTGGCGGGCTCGGGCTTAATAGCCAATATCGCCTCCGGTGAAATATCGAACCCGGTCGTAGTAGAACCTAGTTCTGAGCCAACCCCGCCCCCGTATTATTACGTAGCCGAGCCAGACAGTGTTCCAATCACCCTCACCTGGAAGTGGACAAAGGAGGAGGAGGACGATAGCATCCCCGCCTTCAAAATCAGCGTTGACGGCAGCCTGAGCCTCGAAAATGAAGGCAACGTCACCCCCACCAAGGCCACCATCTCGGACAACGAAGAGACAGAGCCAACCATCGGCGAAATTGAGCTAGACAAGGGCGTCGACACCTTCGACTTCTCCGACCACGGTCAAGGAGGGGACGACAACAGTTTCGATAAAGACTCCGGCACGGTAACCCTCGACGTCACTGTCAAAGCCGGTGTGACAGGCACCATCACCATCACCGAACTCAAAGCCAACGTTGACGACGGCTACGTACCAGTCGGCACAACACTACCCTTCGAAGTCGACCTCACAGCCCCTGATAGCGAGGGCGTTCTCAAAGACGCTGGGCTTGAATACGACGACGGCACCATCACCCTTAGTGGAGTCACCGGCGACGACCTCGAATTCTACGTAGCCCTCAATGACGACAGTGAAGACCCACTTGGCCTAGCCAAATTCAACACAGGTGGTGCTATAACCATTGACGTTGCCGTTAAAACCCTCTGCGACGCTATGGATGGCAGGAAGCTCGCCATATATGCCGCCCAAAAAGGTACCGTAGGATCAACCACCGTTGGCTGGATGCTCTCGAGTGCTGAATTAATCACCGTGACCAACATCACCTGCCCAGGTGATGGCACTTCGCCGTATACACCTGTCACACCTTGGGAGCCTTCAAAACCTGCGGAGGAACCAGCGGATAAGCCATCGGATGATCCGGTAACCGCAGCGATAGAAAAAGCCCAAGCGAAATGGGCAGCAGCACCCGCCGCAGTAGGCGAACAGACACCGGAAGGTTTCCTGCAACGTCTCTACCTTGGCATCTTCCAACGAGCCGCCGACCACACCGGTATCAGCTACTGGGTCAGCGTCCAGAAAAGCGGAGCATCTCAACAACAAATCATCACTAGCTTCCTACACTCCGTAGAAGGTCGCAGGGCGCTTGGAAACCTTGACAACCACCGCCTAGTGAGCTTCCTATACAACAATGTCCTGGCTCGACAAGCGGACCAAGCTGGTCTCATCTACTGGACAACCATGCTGGAACGACAACGCATAAGCCCCCAAAGCCTAATAGCGTTCTTTGTTAACTCAGCCGAACTAAACAACTTGCTCTCTAGCGGCAAATAA
- the ahpC gene encoding alkyl hydroperoxide reductase subunit C, whose product MSLINTEIKNFTAQAFHNGEFVEVTDADLRGKWSVVFFYPADFTFVCPTELGDLADNYDEFQRLGVEIYSVSTDTHFTHKAWHASSDTIGKIRYPMVGDPTGTISRNFEVMIEEKGLADRGTFVVDPDGKIQIIEINAGDIGRNATELLRKIKAAQYVRQNPNEVCPAKWEEGDDTLSPSLDLVGKI is encoded by the coding sequence ATGTCTCTGATTAACACCGAAATTAAGAATTTCACCGCCCAAGCTTTCCACAACGGCGAATTCGTTGAAGTAACCGACGCCGACCTCCGCGGAAAATGGTCAGTGGTTTTCTTCTATCCAGCCGACTTTACCTTTGTCTGCCCCACCGAACTAGGCGACCTAGCCGACAACTATGACGAGTTCCAACGGCTCGGGGTCGAAATTTATTCGGTTTCAACCGACACCCATTTCACCCACAAGGCTTGGCACGCCAGCTCTGATACCATCGGCAAAATTCGCTATCCCATGGTTGGTGACCCAACTGGAACCATCAGCCGAAACTTCGAAGTCATGATCGAAGAAAAGGGCCTAGCCGACCGAGGCACCTTCGTAGTTGACCCCGACGGCAAGATCCAGATCATCGAAATCAACGCTGGTGACATTGGTCGAAACGCCACTGAGCTGCTCCGCAAGATCAAGGCTGCTCAATACGTGCGCCAAAACCCGAATGAGGTTTGCCCAGCCAAATGGGAAGAAGGCGACGACACTTTGTCCCCCTCCCTAGACCTAGTGGGCAAGATCTAA
- the ahpF gene encoding alkyl hydroperoxide reductase subunit F — MLDSSLAAQLKTHLEKITKPIELVATLDDGAKSAELMQLLNQIASLSEKISVLEADADVRRPSFAIRRADSEISVRFAGIPLGHEFTSLVLALLQVGGHPSTASPDLLDQIRNLDGDYEFETFFSLSCQNCPDVVQALNLMSIINPRIRHTSIDGAVFQDEVDARGVMAVPTVFLNGEMFDQGRMTLEQIMAKLDTGAAERATAEIDAKDPFDVLVIGGGPAGATASIYAARKGIRTGVLAERFGGQVLDTMSIENFISVPHTEGPQLVAAMEQHVKEYDVDVMDLQQAVELVPAGDDGLAEVKLASGASLRSKTIILSTGARWRQMNVPGENEYRNKGVTYCPHCDGPLFKGKRVAVIGGGNSGIEAAIDLAGVVSHVTVLEFEGVLRADDVLQRKAQSLPNVEIITNAATTEVVGDGDRVTALRYNDRVSGQANQVELDGVFVQIGLLPNTEWLAGTVELCPRGEIVIDSRGQTSLPGVFAAGDCTTVPYKQIVIAMGAGSTAALSAFDHLIRTSAPQVETAETVETTEAALV; from the coding sequence ATGCTCGATTCATCTCTCGCCGCCCAACTTAAGACCCACCTGGAAAAGATCACGAAACCGATCGAGCTGGTGGCCACTCTTGACGACGGAGCCAAATCAGCGGAATTGATGCAGCTACTCAATCAAATTGCCTCGCTTTCCGAGAAGATCTCGGTACTAGAGGCCGACGCTGACGTTCGACGCCCATCATTTGCGATCCGTCGAGCTGATTCAGAGATCTCGGTGCGCTTTGCGGGAATCCCCCTAGGTCACGAATTCACCTCGTTGGTATTGGCTCTTCTCCAAGTAGGAGGCCACCCATCCACGGCTTCTCCCGACCTGTTAGACCAAATCCGAAACTTAGACGGTGACTACGAATTCGAAACCTTTTTCTCGCTGTCGTGCCAGAACTGCCCAGATGTAGTTCAGGCCCTGAACCTGATGAGCATTATCAACCCTCGGATTCGCCACACCTCCATCGACGGTGCGGTCTTCCAAGACGAGGTAGACGCCCGTGGTGTGATGGCAGTGCCAACAGTTTTTCTAAACGGGGAAATGTTCGATCAGGGCCGCATGACACTTGAACAAATCATGGCCAAACTAGACACTGGTGCGGCCGAGCGTGCCACCGCTGAGATCGACGCCAAAGACCCCTTCGATGTATTGGTGATCGGTGGTGGCCCGGCCGGAGCTACCGCCTCCATCTACGCTGCTCGCAAAGGTATTCGAACTGGTGTTTTGGCCGAACGCTTTGGCGGACAAGTGCTTGACACCATGTCGATCGAGAACTTTATTTCAGTGCCCCACACCGAAGGCCCCCAGCTAGTGGCGGCCATGGAACAACACGTCAAAGAATACGACGTGGATGTAATGGACCTACAACAAGCAGTCGAGCTGGTGCCTGCTGGCGACGACGGTTTGGCCGAAGTGAAACTGGCTTCGGGTGCGTCACTTCGCTCGAAGACCATTATTTTGTCGACCGGTGCTCGCTGGCGACAAATGAATGTGCCGGGCGAAAACGAATACCGCAATAAGGGCGTTACCTACTGTCCACACTGTGACGGCCCGCTGTTTAAAGGTAAACGAGTGGCCGTGATCGGCGGTGGCAACTCGGGTATTGAAGCCGCCATCGACCTGGCTGGAGTGGTGTCTCATGTGACGGTGCTCGAATTTGAAGGAGTACTTCGAGCTGACGATGTTCTACAGCGCAAGGCGCAAAGCCTGCCGAATGTGGAAATCATCACGAACGCTGCCACCACCGAAGTAGTGGGCGATGGTGACCGTGTGACCGCTCTGCGCTACAACGATCGTGTTTCGGGCCAAGCCAACCAGGTTGAGCTTGACGGAGTGTTTGTGCAGATTGGTCTTTTGCCCAATACCGAATGGCTAGCTGGCACCGTTGAGTTGTGTCCGCGAGGCGAAATTGTGATCGACAGCCGTGGCCAAACGTCGTTGCCGGGGGTGTTCGCAGCTGGTGATTGCACCACCGTGCCTTATAAGCAGATCGTGATCGCCATGGGTGCCGGGTCTACCGCCGCACTGTCGGCCTTTGACCATCTCATCCGTACATCGGCACCACAAGTCGAAACTGCCGAAACTGTGGAAACTACCGAAGCAGCGTTGGTGTAA